In a single window of the Renibacterium salmoninarum ATCC 33209 genome:
- a CDS encoding metallopeptidase family protein, with protein MQQGWQFRLSEEAGKAAVGKSFRSRRRDRHGRGLRGRLVLPPLPGARTRSERFDDLVVESADRLQDIWGGTLDRVQFAVDEIPGGLEELLALRQPAPMASLRSADKDSPVTITVYRRPIMQATEGDEELREAVHDSVVEQVAVLLNLTPESVDPAYGRTRRF; from the coding sequence ATGCAGCAAGGATGGCAGTTCAGGCTCTCTGAAGAAGCCGGTAAGGCCGCGGTCGGAAAGAGCTTCAGGTCTCGACGGCGAGACCGGCACGGGCGCGGACTTCGCGGCCGACTGGTGTTGCCGCCATTACCTGGTGCGCGCACCCGTTCCGAACGATTCGACGACCTTGTGGTCGAATCTGCCGATCGGCTGCAGGACATTTGGGGTGGCACGCTGGATCGGGTTCAGTTTGCGGTCGATGAGATTCCGGGTGGTTTAGAGGAGCTTTTAGCTTTGCGACAGCCAGCGCCGATGGCATCGCTTCGCTCCGCAGACAAAGACAGTCCAGTAACGATCACCGTTTACCGCAGACCAATAATGCAAGCCACTGAAGGCGATGAGGAGCTGCGCGAAGCGGTTCACGATTCCGTTGTTGAACAAGTAGCCGTGCTGTTGAACCTCACGCCTGAATCAGTGGATCCCGCCTACGGCCGAACACGCCGATTCTGA
- a CDS encoding Trm112 family protein — translation MSHLQKELLSILRCPVTGSRLQQGQHELVSDSPGPEGVPLHYRIEDGIAILLPGQLPENDAPSQQTSNIKA, via the coding sequence ATGTCCCACCTGCAAAAAGAGTTGTTGAGCATCTTGCGCTGCCCGGTGACCGGATCCCGGTTGCAGCAGGGGCAGCATGAGCTGGTTAGCGATTCCCCGGGCCCAGAGGGGGTTCCTTTGCATTATCGGATTGAAGACGGCATCGCGATCCTACTCCCGGGACAGCTCCCGGAAAACGACGCTCCGAGTCAACAGACCAGCAACATCAAGGCCTAA
- a CDS encoding DUF3499 domain-containing protein: MGKMRQCSRSGCQQSAVATLTYVYADSTAVLGPLATFAEPHSYDLCAEHAGRLTVPRGWEVLRLAMPDTPPPPNTDDLLALADAVREAAKPTEDEQASFQRANRAPLEPPVAGQERPSHANRRGHLRILRD, from the coding sequence GTGGGAAAGATGCGTCAGTGTTCACGGTCCGGCTGCCAGCAATCAGCGGTAGCTACTTTGACGTACGTGTATGCCGATTCAACTGCGGTTCTGGGTCCATTAGCCACCTTCGCCGAGCCGCATAGCTACGACCTTTGCGCCGAGCACGCTGGCCGGCTTACCGTGCCAAGGGGATGGGAAGTTCTCCGACTAGCTATGCCGGATACTCCGCCGCCGCCAAATACTGATGATTTACTGGCCTTGGCAGATGCCGTCCGTGAAGCGGCAAAGCCAACTGAAGATGAGCAAGCCTCATTTCAACGTGCCAATCGTGCTCCGCTTGAACCGCCGGTAGCGGGTCAAGAGCGGCCGAGCCACGCGAACCGACGCGGTCATTTACGGATTTTGCGCGACTGA
- a CDS encoding DUF5719 family protein, which yields MTEPSNAPIETPEEPLKSASEAKTERRADRSKVKSGKRSGLRTVFGVLSGVGIVVVAGAVVAAGTIAPGNSASVAIEPQSANLPAGQSISHCPGPAQLPQGSSDGTDPQFSPASTTAKTQISALVSANPQAILPNSALTQLDPGSTMLSSISQQPAEVPTPEPGSAPSPGKAAILGSFDVSGPTVLRADPVAKQRTPAAAVQVYTSNDGDLRGLAAASCQVPANDLWLVGTSTDIGRTAILTLANSSATAATVNLDLFGSNGVVQAAGGKGLLVPAGSSRSIVLAGLAAGQKDLAVHAKSNGGPVSAVIQQSVLRGLTPGGVDYLTPVAAPNQAQVITGVQTLDPTVASDIAGQAGYQDAQTALQVAVPGASDSVVQVQVFSQGGQANLPNGGVFTAKAGSVTELPLSGLPAGTYTVQVSAQTAITATVRSVRGSKAADPVDIANAGASLKLTDNQLLVLPAGAPSKISFGAPAGKGQLSLTPIGTDGTFQPAKSLDVPGGSTVVVDPAQLSGGPVLGFLVSASGDPVYGAQVLSQTDGNGLAILGLPRSAPSAQSLKVALGY from the coding sequence ATGACTGAGCCGAGTAACGCTCCGATTGAAACTCCAGAAGAACCACTTAAATCCGCCTCTGAAGCGAAAACCGAAAGGCGCGCTGACCGAAGCAAAGTAAAATCTGGCAAGCGCTCTGGCCTGCGGACCGTATTCGGGGTGCTTTCCGGAGTTGGCATTGTTGTTGTCGCCGGCGCGGTAGTAGCGGCTGGAACCATTGCGCCCGGGAATTCGGCAAGTGTGGCCATTGAACCTCAATCCGCGAACCTGCCAGCCGGTCAGTCAATCTCCCACTGCCCAGGACCAGCACAACTTCCGCAAGGCAGCAGTGACGGCACCGACCCGCAATTCTCGCCGGCATCAACCACCGCGAAAACTCAGATCAGCGCATTGGTAAGTGCGAACCCACAAGCGATACTGCCCAATAGCGCCCTGACTCAGCTTGATCCTGGATCGACAATGTTGAGTTCGATCTCGCAACAGCCTGCTGAGGTTCCAACTCCGGAGCCGGGCTCGGCACCAAGCCCTGGCAAGGCAGCGATACTGGGCTCTTTTGATGTTTCCGGGCCTACAGTGCTTCGGGCAGATCCGGTCGCTAAGCAGCGAACCCCTGCCGCCGCGGTGCAGGTTTACACCTCGAACGACGGCGACTTGCGCGGCCTTGCTGCGGCCAGTTGTCAGGTTCCGGCAAATGACTTGTGGTTGGTCGGTACCAGCACTGATATTGGCCGTACCGCGATTCTGACCTTGGCAAATTCTTCCGCAACGGCGGCTACCGTCAATTTAGACCTGTTTGGCAGCAACGGCGTGGTGCAGGCGGCCGGCGGCAAGGGCTTATTGGTACCGGCGGGCAGCTCACGTTCAATAGTCCTTGCTGGTCTAGCCGCGGGGCAAAAAGATCTGGCGGTTCATGCGAAATCTAATGGTGGGCCGGTTTCGGCAGTAATCCAGCAATCTGTCTTGCGCGGGCTAACGCCTGGCGGCGTGGATTATTTGACGCCGGTGGCCGCACCGAACCAAGCCCAAGTCATTACCGGAGTGCAGACTTTGGACCCGACGGTGGCTAGCGATATCGCCGGGCAAGCAGGTTATCAAGATGCCCAGACGGCGCTCCAAGTAGCAGTCCCCGGTGCCAGCGACTCAGTTGTTCAAGTGCAGGTATTTAGTCAGGGCGGGCAAGCAAACCTACCCAATGGTGGCGTATTTACCGCAAAGGCAGGTTCAGTGACTGAACTGCCGTTGAGTGGACTGCCCGCTGGCACTTATACGGTGCAAGTCAGCGCGCAAACGGCGATTACCGCGACGGTTCGTAGTGTTCGCGGCTCGAAAGCTGCCGACCCTGTTGATATTGCGAATGCCGGCGCATCGTTGAAGCTGACAGATAACCAATTATTGGTGCTCCCAGCTGGCGCGCCGAGCAAAATCAGCTTTGGTGCTCCAGCCGGTAAAGGTCAGCTTTCGCTGACCCCGATCGGCACCGATGGAACGTTTCAGCCAGCAAAGAGCCTAGATGTTCCTGGTGGCAGCACCGTGGTGGTAGATCCGGCGCAGCTTAGCGGTGGACCCGTGCTTGGATTCTTAGTCTCCGCTAGTGGAGATCCGGTTTACGGTGCACAGGTACTGAGCCAGACTGACGGCAACGGTTTAGCGATCTTAGGGCTGCCACGCAGCGCGCCCAGCGCGCAAAGCCTTAAGGTTGCGCTGGGTTATTGA